The following nucleotide sequence is from Barnesiella viscericola DSM 18177.
GGCACCGCCGTCGAGCAGCTCGATGGTCTTGGCAATCTGCGGTTCGGCAATACCCAGTGATTGGGATATCAGTTTGTAGAACAAGGGATTATTCATGAATCTTTTTTTAGCGTGATGATGGTAATCTCGGGGCGGGCTCCGATGCGTATGGGCAGGAACACACACCCGATACCCTCGTTGACATAGAGCTTGTGATGGCCGTCGGGAGCCACATAGAGTCCGCTCCACTCGGGGTACATGGGTTCGGCCAGCGAGTATTCAAAGCCCTTCCACCCCAGCTTCAACTGCATGGCGTGGGTATGGCCCGAGAGGGTGAGGTCGATGTTGGTACGGGGAATCACCTCGTGGCGCCAGTGCAGCGGGTTGTGCGAGAGCAGTATCTTGAAGGTCGAGTCGTTGCGTGCGGGATAGGCCTCGTTTAGCCGTCCGTATTGGGGGAAGGGAGGCATGCCCCAGTTTTCGACCCCGATGAGGGCGATGCTGTCGTTGCCGCGGTGCAGGTAGACCGAGCGGTTGTTGAGCATGTGCCACCCCATGTGACCTTCGTCGGCGATAAGTTTTTGCAGGGTTTTCGCCTGGTCGGCGGGTGACGTCCAGTGGTAGTAGTCGCCATAGTCGTGGTTGCCCAGCACCGAGTAGACGCCGTCGGTCGCCGAGAGTCGCGAGAGCTCGTCCATGAAGGGAGGCAGTTCGCCCCCTTGCCGGTTGACCAGGTCGCCGGTAAAGACGATGAGGTCGGGGTGCAGGCTGTTGATGCGGTCCACCCACTCGGGCAGATAGCGGCCGGCCGAGCCCAGCGTCTCGATATGCAGGTCGGAGAACTGGACGATGCGATAGCCGTCGAATCCCTCGGGCAGGCGGTCGAAGGAGATGGTACGTTCGTTATACACCGGGTGCTGCCGGGCGTAGAATGCGCCGTAGAGTATGCTGGCTGCGACGAAGAGGGCTAGTGCGGAACCGACAATATGTCCCCATCGGCTGCGGGGCTTGTGCCACAGGTGGGGCAGGTAGTCGAAAAGGGAGAGTATCGAGTAGAACCATTTGGGCATGTAAACGAGGAAGAAGGCGTAGAATGCCCACATGGCTACGTTGATGTCGATGGTTCCCCGGAACTTGACCTGGAAGAGTACGGCCAGAAATACGGCCACGAGTACCACTCCCGTGAGGCTCCACCAACATGCTTTCAGCCACCCGGGGGCGTGGCGCAGGTGGCGCCTGAACAGATAGACGTCGGTCAGCAGGGCCAAAAGCGGAAGTGATATGAGAAGAAGAGGTAACCGCATAAAGTTTATTTTTGTATGGGAGAAGAAAAACGATGAGCCGTTTTATACCGAAAACCACCCATCGTTTTTCCTTGTACTCTCTGGTTAGGCCTCCTGTCCGAGAGCAATCAACTGATTTTTCAGCGGGTTGGAGTACATGGTGAGAATACATTTCTCGAGGAACTCCCGGTCTTCGGACTTCGTAACGTTGGGCAGCTTGTCCAGTTGGGCGTGCAGATACTCGATGAATGTCTGTTGCTCGTCGCGGGTATAGCGGTCGGCAAAGCGGTTTTTCGGGTAAAGCATGTCATAGGCGACATAGTTGCCGGGGTATATCTTGTAGTTGGAGTGAATCGACTTGTCGATGATTTGGGGAATGCGGGCCAGAATTTCGGTTTTCTCTTCGGTGCGATCCAACTTGTCGAGTTCGTCGTTGATGCAGGGCGATATTTGGAAATGTACGTTTCCCTTGAATCCGAGCAGACCTATCTCCATGCTGTGCAGGTCGTCTTCCTGAGTCTTCTTGAAATCGGGATTGTCGCGTTTGCACAGGAATTCATAGGCTTTGAGGTAGTCGCACGGGTCGTATTCGTAGGAGATGGTTACCGGCACGATGTTGATCTCTTTCAGGTTGTCGATGAGGTCTCCTTCACCGGCAAGACCCAGCATCTTGATGAGTGACTCCTGGGTGCGGTCGTCCGAGTCTTTGGCTCGGCCTTCGCGCTGGGCAATCCATATCGACTCTTTTTTTTGAGTGATGGCAAAGTGAATGTAGCCTGACAGCTGACGGGCGGCTTCGAAGGTTTGCCTCACGCCCAGGTTTCGCTTGACGATGAAGCTCTTGTTGAGCCGCACCAGGTCGGCAATCCAGTCGAAGATGAGCAGATTGTTCCCGATGGCAATCTCGCTTGTGTTTATCCCTTGGTCGATGAGCAGCAGGTTGAGCAGCGAGGCATCGAGAACGATGTCGCGGTGGTTCGACATGAAGGTGTAGTTTTTGGTCTTGTCGAGCGATTCAAAATTCCCCCCGGTGAGGCTTTTGGTGGTTTTCTTGGTCAGCCCTTCGAGGAACGAACGCATGATGAGCAGCTGAAAATCTTTCTTGTTGTTGAGAGCCAGCAACTGTTGGCAGAAGGCATCATAGTCGACATCGCGCATGACGTAACGCACGGCGTGTTCAAATTTGGGCTCTTTGACCAAGATTTTCATCTTGTCGTGAAATTCGCGGTCGTAAAACGGGCGAATATCATCAAATTCTTTTGGACATTCCATAACTCTCATGTTTTTAAGGTATAGAACTTTATTTGGGTTGGTTCTCTATTCCTGTTTTAGTTAAATGATTATATCTCTCGGTTGGCGGTATAGTTGCGCCATTTGTCAAAAAGTTGGGTCATATCCTGGGGTATGGGTGAGTCGAAAAACATCTCCTCGCCCGTAACCGGGTGCTTGAATCCGAGCGTCTTGGCATGCAGGGCCTGCCGGGGACAGATATCGAAGCAATTCTGCACAAACTGTTTGTATTTGGAGAATGTAGTGCCTTTGAGTATCTGGTTCCCGCCGTAGCGCTCGTCGTTGAACAGCGTGTGCCCGATGTACTTCATATGTACCCTGATCTGGTGTGTACGCCCTGTTTCGAGTTTGCACTCGACAATAGAAACATATCCCAGTCTTTCCAAGGTTTTATAGTGAGTGACTGCATGCTTGCCTTGGTCGCCGTCGGGGAAGACGGTCATCTGCAACCGGTCTTTGAGGCTGCGCCCGATGTTGCCGGTAATCGTTCCCTCGTCGTGCTCCATGAGCCCCCACACCAGGGCCACGTATTTGCGCTGGGTGGTCTTGTGGAAGAACTGCAACCCCAGGTTGGTCTTGGCTTCGGGCGTCTTGGCAATCACCAGCAGTCCCGAGGTATCCTTGTCGATGCGGTGCA
It contains:
- a CDS encoding metallophosphoesterase, whose translation is MRLPLLLISLPLLALLTDVYLFRRHLRHAPGWLKACWWSLTGVVLVAVFLAVLFQVKFRGTIDINVAMWAFYAFFLVYMPKWFYSILSLFDYLPHLWHKPRSRWGHIVGSALALFVAASILYGAFYARQHPVYNERTISFDRLPEGFDGYRIVQFSDLHIETLGSAGRYLPEWVDRINSLHPDLIVFTGDLVNRQGGELPPFMDELSRLSATDGVYSVLGNHDYGDYYHWTSPADQAKTLQKLIADEGHMGWHMLNNRSVYLHRGNDSIALIGVENWGMPPFPQYGRLNEAYPARNDSTFKILLSHNPLHWRHEVIPRTNIDLTLSGHTHAMQLKLGWKGFEYSLAEPMYPEWSGLYVAPDGHHKLYVNEGIGCVFLPIRIGARPEITIITLKKDS
- a CDS encoding RluA family pseudouridine synthase — encoded protein: MNFCDEDIEADDKIVAEEGERELYEHFRFVADKGQSLLRVDKFLVARLESSSRNRVQQAAEAGCILVNGKPVKSNYRVKPLDVVSVVMDRPRYEFEIIPQDIPLDVVYEDDAVLVVNKPAGLVVHPGHGNYSGTLVNALAYYFRNTPNYDVNDPRLGLVHRIDKDTSGLLVIAKTPEAKTNLGLQFFHKTTQRKYVALVWGLMEHDEGTITGNIGRSLKDRLQMTVFPDGDQGKHAVTHYKTLERLGYVSIVECKLETGRTHQIRVHMKYIGHTLFNDERYGGNQILKGTTFSKYKQFVQNCFDICPRQALHAKTLGFKHPVTGEEMFFDSPIPQDMTQLFDKWRNYTANREI